Within Runella rosea, the genomic segment ATGCGGTGTTTAAACACGCCGTAGTTCGCTTTGCCGAAGCCATTCGAGAAGCATTGGATGCCAACGGCTACCAGCCCGAAGATATTTCGCTGTTGGTACCGCATCAGGCCAATATTCGCATCAGCGAATACGTGCGCGACCAAATGAAACTCCGCGAAGACCAAGTCATCAGCAACATTCATAAATACGGCAACACCACCGCCGCGTCTATTCCCATTGCACTCACCGAAGCGTGGGAAGAAGGCCGCGTAAAAGACGGTGACCTTATTTGCCTCGCCGCTTTCGGTAGCGGTTTTACGTGGGCATCTGCGTTGATAAAATGGTAGTAAACCGTCGGGTAGTTAGTGATAACCACCCGACGGTTATAAATTCTTCTGGTACCATACGCTAAGTCCTTGACAGTTTGAAAGGTTTTCACCAACTTGTCATGACCTTAACGTCATGTACCATGAAAGCACATCATATCCGCCTGCTCCAATACGAATATTGGGCCAATTCACGCATTATCGAAGCGCTCGAAAAACTCGACAATCCCCCCGAAAGAGCGGTTCTGCTCACGAGTCATATTCTTAACGCTCAAATGGTGTGGTTTACCCGGATTGCCAACGACCATTTAGTGGTTGGGATTTGGGATTTATTGCCCGTTTCGTGGCTCAAAGAAACCTCCGACCACAGTTATCAAAAATGGGAAAGCTACGTCAGAGACCTCGATGAAGTTGAATTTAATAAAATCATTAAGTATCAAAACACCAAAGGAGAATACTTTGAAACGCCCCTCGGCGAGATTCTGACACATTTGAGCCATCATGCAGCCTACCACCGAGGCCAGATTATCGACGCCCTAAAACCCGTACTTCATCCACTGCCAACGACGGACTATATTTTGTGGCTGAGGGAGTGAAATTATCACCCGAAATGATAATAAACACGCACATAAACTATTTATGGGAATAGTATGAAAAAGTCAGTTGTACAATTTTCATTTGAGAGAACCGCTTTTTGTATTCTTTTTTTGGGAATACTGTTATTCTCCTGTTTCCCTGCAAAATACATTAAACCCGATAACCATGTACCGGGGATTCGATTTACCCGTTTGCCAACCGGAACATCCAATATTTCAGGCTTCTACTTTCTCAACGAGAGAAAAGGATTTCTATGGACAATCTATGGCGAATATTACAAGACGGAAAATGGCGCACTAAGTTGGACAAAAACAAACAATAAAGTCTACGGATTGGTTTTTCGCAATGAAAAAGCAGGTTTTGGATTCTCTCAATTACCCGATAAAAAGTTATTGGTAAAAACAGAAGATGGTGGCGAAACATGGCAACCTATCTATGAAGTACCGCCCCACTCAAGTTGCTCAAATATATCAATTGATGAACAGAAAAGAGTTTTATTTTTTATTAACAATACCTCCGTCACAGCGCAAAATACAAGGCACGAATCAACTTTATTGTATTCGGAAGATGAAGGAATCAATTGGAGAATGGAGAAGTATGACAGCTTAAATATTTTCTCCCTTGACTTTGCCGACAAAAATATTGGATTTGCGACCGGTCCATCCAATAAAAATCGGGTAATTTTAAAAACATTGGACGGCGGAAAGTCATGGAAACCTCTTGATTTATCTTCGCTGGGAATTTCCGGTGTCTATTCGATTCGATTTCATCAAGAAATAGGGGTGATTGACAATGCATGGAAAACCAACGATAAAGGACAAACATGGCAAAAAATGGGCAGATTAACTGCAGATGGGGATGTCCATTTTATTGATTCAAAAAAAGGCTATGCATTTGGCAGTGGCAAAATATCTAAAGTGAGTAGGAAATCTGATATGCTCCAAACCTACGCTTCGGTATCATATACAGGAGACGGAGGCGCTACTTGGAATACGAATGATAAAATTTCAATCATCCCGCCAATTACACAAGTCTTTTTTATAAATGATGCCTTAGCTTTCGGAATTGCTTTCAGTGAAGACTATTATAAAGGTGAATTGATAAGAATAGATATAACAAACAAGTAACCTCAAATGCCAACCCTTAACCGCCGCGACGTACTCAAAACCCTTGGTCTGACCGCCGGGGCCGCCGCCCTGACCCCGACCGCCCAAGCCAACGAAATCAGGGAAATAACTTTTCCTGAAAATCCCGATTATATCCCCCTCGCTCAGCCCATTACGGCCATTGTGCTGGGGGCAGGAAATCGCGGCAATGTGTATGGACGCTACGCCGTGGCCTACCCCAACGACGTAAAAATGGTGGGCGTGGCCGAGCCGAACGAATTTAGAAATGAACGCTTTGCCAAAACGCACGGTATTGAATCCGCGCATCGCTTCAAAACGTGGGAAGATGTGTTTAAAGTCCCCAAATTTGCCGATGCCGTCATCATTTCTACGCCTGACACCCTCCACTACGGACCTGCGATGAAAGCGCTGGAAATGGGGTATCATATATTGCTCGAAAAGCCCATTTCGCCCTCCATGCAGGAGTGTTTGGATATTTTGGCCGCCACAAAGAAATCAAAAAGCATCATTGCGGTCTGCCACGTATTGCGCTATACGGCGTATTTTCGTAAGCTGAAAGAACTTTGCGCTTCGGGCACGTTGGGTGAGATGATCAGTATCAATCACCTAGAAGGCATTGAGCACGTACACATGGCGCACTCATACGTGCGGGGCAATTGGCACGAATCCGAAAAGACGAATCCCCTTATCTTGGCAAAATCAAGTCATGATTTAGACATCATGCGTTGGATTGCCAATACGCCCGCCAAAACCGTGTCGGCTTACGGAAATCTTAAATGGTTTAAACTCGAAAACGCCCCCGCTGGCAGCACCGAGCGCTGCGTAGAAGGCTGCAAAGTGGAGCGAGAATGTCCATTCTCGGCCATCAAAGTCTATTACGAACAGAAAAAACGCATCCACGTACTAGACGTTCCCGAAGACCCATCCCTGCAAGGCCCCGCCATTTTGGAACGACTCAAAACCTCCAACTACGGCCGCTGTGTATACCGTATGAACAACGACCAGCCCGACCATTACACCAGTATTTTTCAATTTGGAAACGGCATTTTAGCCACTTTCGGATTG encodes:
- a CDS encoding Gfo/Idh/MocA family oxidoreductase, which gives rise to MPTLNRRDVLKTLGLTAGAAALTPTAQANEIREITFPENPDYIPLAQPITAIVLGAGNRGNVYGRYAVAYPNDVKMVGVAEPNEFRNERFAKTHGIESAHRFKTWEDVFKVPKFADAVIISTPDTLHYGPAMKALEMGYHILLEKPISPSMQECLDILAATKKSKSIIAVCHVLRYTAYFRKLKELCASGTLGEMISINHLEGIEHVHMAHSYVRGNWHESEKTNPLILAKSSHDLDIMRWIANTPAKTVSAYGNLKWFKLENAPAGSTERCVEGCKVERECPFSAIKVYYEQKKRIHVLDVPEDPSLQGPAILERLKTSNYGRCVYRMNNDQPDHYTSIFQFGNGILATFGLEAFTAWEARKTRVMFSMGEIEGDNDLIKVTDFRTKEVTIWKASAQKEFNNSGHGGGDHGLMQNFVQAVAQNNRALLTSTIDASIESHVMGFMAEASRKSGKSMDIKLG
- a CDS encoding DinB family protein; translation: MKAHHIRLLQYEYWANSRIIEALEKLDNPPERAVLLTSHILNAQMVWFTRIANDHLVVGIWDLLPVSWLKETSDHSYQKWESYVRDLDEVEFNKIIKYQNTKGEYFETPLGEILTHLSHHAAYHRGQIIDALKPVLHPLPTTDYILWLRE
- a CDS encoding sialidase family protein: MKKSVVQFSFERTAFCILFLGILLFSCFPAKYIKPDNHVPGIRFTRLPTGTSNISGFYFLNERKGFLWTIYGEYYKTENGALSWTKTNNKVYGLVFRNEKAGFGFSQLPDKKLLVKTEDGGETWQPIYEVPPHSSCSNISIDEQKRVLFFINNTSVTAQNTRHESTLLYSEDEGINWRMEKYDSLNIFSLDFADKNIGFATGPSNKNRVILKTLDGGKSWKPLDLSSLGISGVYSIRFHQEIGVIDNAWKTNDKGQTWQKMGRLTADGDVHFIDSKKGYAFGSGKISKVSRKSDMLQTYASVSYTGDGGATWNTNDKISIIPPITQVFFINDALAFGIAFSEDYYKGELIRIDITNK